From a single Endozoicomonas euniceicola genomic region:
- a CDS encoding threonine/serine exporter family protein has protein sequence MEPSIQSPDNIQRRCSKLLLDIAVLLMSSGAHTERVNRNIQRISESLGYHADLLFSLSGITLTISANQKPGPHYTAFRQIKSYGVHMGVVSAISRLSWATHEGRMDLSAVQKEVERIKKLPHYPKAALVIMVMLAGMAFCRVAGGETYPVILAGLATGSGFLTRHSLLSRGYNVVLSIACASFVASGVSGMGIICSLGQFPEIAVATSVLFLIPGVPMINSVIDLMHGHTVIGHARGVQGAVISFAIAIGIILSSATLGVLA, from the coding sequence ATGGAACCCTCAATCCAATCCCCGGATAACATCCAGCGACGGTGTTCAAAGCTTTTGCTGGATATAGCTGTACTACTAATGTCGTCTGGTGCTCATACTGAACGGGTTAATCGAAATATTCAGCGTATTTCTGAATCACTGGGCTATCATGCCGATCTGCTTTTCTCCCTGTCTGGTATCACTCTGACAATTTCTGCCAATCAAAAACCGGGGCCGCATTACACTGCCTTTCGGCAGATTAAATCTTATGGGGTACACATGGGAGTCGTTTCAGCGATCAGTCGGTTAAGCTGGGCAACCCATGAAGGGCGAATGGACCTGAGCGCTGTTCAGAAAGAAGTTGAACGGATAAAAAAACTCCCTCATTACCCTAAAGCGGCCCTTGTTATCATGGTTATGCTGGCTGGCATGGCATTCTGTCGTGTTGCCGGGGGTGAAACTTACCCGGTCATTCTGGCTGGCCTGGCAACGGGCTCGGGCTTTTTAACCCGCCATTCATTATTATCGCGAGGTTATAATGTTGTCCTGAGCATTGCCTGTGCGTCTTTTGTCGCCAGTGGGGTGTCAGGTATGGGTATTATCTGTAGCCTGGGCCAGTTTCCCGAGATAGCCGTTGCGACCTCCGTCCTGTTTCTGATTCCGGGTGTTCCTATGATTAACAGCGTTATTGACTTGATGCATGGGCATACGGTCATCGGTCATGCCCGGGGTGTACAAGGTGCGGTGATTTCCTTCGCTATCGCCATCGGCATTATTTTAAGCTCGGCAACTCTGGGGGTTTTGGCATGA
- a CDS encoding AbgT family transporter: protein MDRFLNGIERTGNRLPDPGMLFVYCLGLVLVLSALFSMVSFSYINPRTGEALQIANLMDAEYLTGLFASMVKTFTGFAPLGMVLASVMGVGIAESSGYINIALKKMIRITPDKLLAPAVVFIGAVSSIATDAGYVLVIPIGAIIFKAAGRHPLAGLAAAFAGVSGGFSAGLLPSALDPLLQSFTQSSAQLLDPDYQMNPLANFYFTFCSTFVVTLMGWFVTERIVEPHLQSVEVSETEAETTSMGSYNAQENRAFNISSLVLLGMGAALFALCLPEASPMRTADGSLTAFTSPLMRSIVPLIFLFFLVPGVIYGRMTGTFKNHRDIMNGMSDSMKTMSSYIVLAFFCAQFLKAFGDSNLGTLLALSGADLLQAMNLPGQITIIGIILLTAVVNLFVGSASAKWAIIGPIFVPMLMAVGISPELAQAAYRIGDSSSNIITPMMAYYPVIIVFAQRYVKNAGIGTIASMMMPYSILFMVGWTAFLLLFWALGLPLGIGATYAYPVM, encoded by the coding sequence ATGGATCGCTTTCTTAACGGTATAGAGCGTACAGGTAACCGCCTTCCTGATCCGGGTATGCTGTTCGTTTACTGCCTGGGCCTGGTTCTGGTGCTGTCTGCACTGTTTTCCATGGTCAGCTTCAGTTACATCAACCCGCGTACCGGCGAAGCTCTGCAGATTGCCAACCTGATGGATGCGGAATATCTTACCGGGCTATTTGCTTCCATGGTAAAGACCTTCACCGGTTTTGCTCCTCTGGGTATGGTTCTGGCCTCCGTAATGGGTGTGGGTATTGCGGAGTCTTCCGGCTATATCAACATTGCCCTGAAAAAAATGATTCGTATCACCCCGGACAAACTGCTGGCTCCTGCCGTTGTTTTCATTGGTGCGGTTAGCTCCATCGCTACGGATGCCGGTTATGTACTGGTGATTCCAATTGGTGCGATCATCTTTAAGGCGGCTGGCCGCCACCCGCTGGCTGGTCTGGCTGCGGCATTTGCCGGTGTATCCGGTGGTTTCTCTGCGGGTCTGCTGCCCTCTGCGCTGGACCCGTTGCTGCAGAGTTTCACCCAGTCTTCAGCACAGCTGCTTGACCCGGATTACCAGATGAACCCTCTGGCAAACTTCTACTTCACCTTCTGCTCTACCTTCGTGGTAACACTGATGGGCTGGTTCGTCACTGAACGTATTGTTGAGCCTCACCTGCAGTCTGTTGAAGTCAGCGAAACCGAAGCTGAAACCACCAGCATGGGCAGCTACAACGCTCAGGAAAACCGGGCGTTCAACATCAGCTCCCTGGTTCTGCTGGGCATGGGTGCTGCCCTGTTCGCCCTGTGTTTACCGGAAGCGTCTCCAATGCGTACCGCAGATGGCAGCCTGACTGCGTTCACATCGCCACTGATGCGCTCTATCGTGCCATTGATTTTCCTCTTCTTCCTGGTTCCGGGTGTCATTTACGGTCGCATGACGGGCACCTTCAAGAATCACCGTGACATTATGAACGGCATGAGTGATTCCATGAAGACCATGAGCAGCTACATCGTTCTCGCGTTCTTCTGCGCCCAGTTCCTGAAGGCATTCGGTGACTCAAACCTGGGTACCCTGCTGGCGCTGTCTGGTGCAGACCTGCTGCAGGCAATGAACCTGCCAGGCCAGATAACCATTATCGGTATTATTCTTTTGACGGCTGTCGTTAACCTGTTTGTGGGTTCGGCGTCTGCAAAGTGGGCGATCATTGGTCCAATCTTTGTACCTATGCTGATGGCTGTAGGCATCTCTCCGGAACTGGCACAGGCGGCTTACCGTATCGGTGATTCCTCCTCCAACATCATTACCCCGATGATGGCCTACTATCCGGTCATCATTGTATTCGCCCAACGCTATGTTAAGAATGCGGGTATCGGAACCATCGCCTCCATGATGATGCCTTACTCCATCTTGTTCATGGTTGGCTGGACCGCCTTCCTGCTCCTGTTCTGGGCTCTGGGTCTGCCTCTGGGTATTGGTGCCACTTACGCTTACCCGGTGATGTAA
- a CDS encoding polysaccharide deacetylase family protein, with product MKRLFSYLLLLLTTTAYSADSAVFLQYHHVSEHTPRSTSVTPDQLQQHLDYLDDNGFSVKSIVDVVDSIRDGKPLPDKTIVITFDDAFKDIYENAFPLLKEKGYPFTIFVAIGPVDKNYHQYLSWEQLREMGQRGATIANHSITHSHMVVKHPGETQQQWVNRNRDEIQKTEARIKQQTGQSVKLFAWPFGEANPELRQLLVSMGYVGFGQQSGVVGSLSDFTLLPRYPMAADYAEMRGFRTKVNSLPLPIAKQRPDSAMVRDDNLKPSLTLELAEGDFQKNQLKCYASNAGEVPVKWLDDKKTRFSTVTPNNLPVGRSRYNCTAPSMDGRHYYWYSHQWLRLNKDGTAID from the coding sequence ATGAAACGGCTATTTTCTTATTTATTGTTACTTCTTACGACTACGGCCTATAGTGCAGACAGTGCCGTTTTTTTACAGTATCACCATGTCAGTGAACATACGCCAAGATCCACCAGCGTAACGCCAGACCAACTGCAGCAACACCTGGATTACCTGGACGACAATGGTTTTTCGGTAAAAAGTATTGTTGATGTTGTTGACTCTATTCGTGACGGCAAGCCATTGCCGGATAAGACGATTGTTATTACTTTTGACGACGCCTTTAAAGATATCTATGAAAATGCCTTTCCATTGCTCAAAGAGAAAGGTTATCCATTCACCATTTTTGTAGCGATTGGGCCTGTTGATAAAAATTACCATCAATATCTGAGCTGGGAGCAACTGCGGGAAATGGGACAGCGTGGTGCCACTATTGCCAACCACTCCATCACCCACTCTCATATGGTGGTCAAGCATCCCGGCGAAACCCAGCAGCAGTGGGTAAACCGTAACCGTGACGAAATACAGAAAACCGAAGCCCGCATCAAACAACAAACCGGTCAAAGCGTCAAACTGTTTGCCTGGCCTTTTGGAGAAGCTAACCCTGAACTGAGACAGCTGCTTGTCAGCATGGGCTATGTTGGTTTCGGCCAACAGTCTGGTGTCGTTGGCTCGCTTTCCGACTTTACCTTGCTGCCCCGTTACCCAATGGCTGCGGACTATGCAGAAATGCGTGGTTTCAGAACCAAGGTCAACAGTCTGCCATTACCGATAGCCAAACAGCGACCTGACTCAGCCATGGTCAGAGACGATAACCTGAAACCATCGCTGACTCTGGAACTGGCAGAAGGTGATTTTCAGAAAAATCAGCTGAAGTGTTACGCCTCCAATGCCGGAGAGGTTCCCGTAAAATGGCTTGATGATAAGAAGACCCGTTTCTCAACAGTAACGCCCAACAACCTGCCTGTTGGCAGAAGTCGCTATAATTGCACCGCACCGTCTATGGATGGCAGACATTACTACTGGTACTCTCATCAGTGGTTGCGCCTGAACAAAGATGGCACTGCGATCGATTAA
- a CDS encoding threonine/serine exporter family protein, giving the protein MTGWILLERCLWAAMAALGFATLFTVPLRAFWVVASLAVIGYALRSAGMIFGLNLVIATLIASCSIGVLAIQAAHWVHTPTTVFMAPAVIPMVPGVFAYRTMMGLLEISSTQSAPLELLSTTAHNGLTASFTLLSLAIGVSLPSLLFRNKSVKEIRFFKSLKVW; this is encoded by the coding sequence ATGACTGGGTGGATTTTGTTGGAACGCTGTTTGTGGGCAGCGATGGCCGCTTTGGGTTTTGCGACATTGTTTACTGTCCCTTTGCGGGCATTCTGGGTGGTGGCGTCATTAGCAGTGATTGGTTACGCCCTGCGCAGCGCGGGAATGATTTTTGGACTCAACCTTGTTATTGCAACCCTTATTGCATCGTGCAGCATTGGTGTTCTGGCGATACAGGCTGCTCATTGGGTGCATACTCCGACCACTGTCTTTATGGCTCCTGCCGTTATTCCTATGGTGCCGGGTGTTTTTGCCTATCGCACCATGATGGGGCTGTTGGAAATCAGCAGTACCCAGTCTGCCCCGTTAGAGTTGCTGTCAACCACTGCGCATAATGGTTTGACCGCTTCTTTTACTTTGCTGTCTTTGGCGATTGGGGTGTCTTTGCCGTCATTATTGTTCAGGAACAAAAGCGTTAAGGAAATCCGATTCTTTAAATCGTTAAAAGTCTGGTAA
- a CDS encoding flavin prenyltransferase UbiX has translation MSEWKADQQTDVQKSAQRITLAITGASGVQYGFRLLQCLVASGVQLFCLVSRAARVVSAVEADMTLPEDNSKLEAFLTDYARAKAGQVKVFGDEQWMSPVASGSGAPSQMVVCPCSAGSLSAIATGASNNLIERAADVALKERRKLILVPREAPYSEIHLEHMLKLTRMGAVVIPASPGFYNKPESVEDMVDFVVARILDQLGCEQRLMPGWGCDYL, from the coding sequence GTGTCTGAATGGAAGGCTGACCAGCAAACTGACGTGCAAAAGAGTGCACAACGAATAACGCTGGCAATTACCGGAGCATCCGGTGTTCAGTATGGTTTTCGATTGTTGCAATGCCTTGTTGCATCCGGGGTACAGTTGTTCTGCCTGGTCTCCAGGGCGGCAAGGGTCGTATCAGCGGTTGAAGCTGACATGACGTTGCCAGAAGATAACTCTAAGCTGGAAGCGTTTCTAACCGACTATGCCCGTGCTAAGGCAGGCCAGGTTAAGGTCTTCGGTGATGAACAGTGGATGTCTCCGGTGGCCTCAGGCAGTGGCGCACCCAGCCAAATGGTGGTATGCCCGTGCAGTGCCGGGTCTTTATCGGCCATTGCCACGGGGGCCAGTAATAACCTGATTGAACGCGCCGCAGACGTGGCCCTGAAAGAGCGCCGGAAGCTTATTCTGGTGCCCAGGGAAGCGCCATACTCTGAAATTCATCTGGAACACATGTTAAAACTGACCCGGATGGGAGCTGTTGTGATTCCGGCTTCCCCCGGTTTTTACAATAAACCTGAGTCGGTTGAGGATATGGTGGATTTCGTTGTTGCCAGAATTTTAGACCAGTTGGGTTGCGAGCAGAGGTTGATGCCCGGCTGGGGGTGTGACTATTTATAA
- the tesB gene encoding acyl-CoA thioesterase II: MSKVLDELLELLKLEAIEENIFRGQSQDYGLGRVYGGQVIGQALSAARQTVPRERHVHSFHSYFLREGDVNLPIVYTVDCIRDGKSFTTRRVVAIQKGRPIFNLSASFHIQEEGFEHQDDMPACQEPESLISDQALRNKMKDFLPPSVQEVLQAESPIDIRHEEPSNPYVPEKCPPLTKVWFKAAGALPDVSGVHKYLLAFASDMQFLPTALFPHGVRFLQPNLQVASLDHAMWFHRPFRMDEWLLYSIDSPTASGARGLVRGQIFDQRGRLVASTMQEGLIRQR; this comes from the coding sequence ATGAGTAAAGTTCTGGACGAGCTCTTGGAGCTGCTCAAACTGGAAGCCATTGAAGAAAATATATTTCGTGGTCAGAGCCAGGACTACGGTCTGGGCAGAGTCTATGGCGGTCAGGTTATCGGGCAGGCATTGTCGGCAGCCCGGCAAACCGTTCCCCGGGAAAGGCATGTCCATTCCTTCCACAGCTATTTCCTGCGCGAAGGTGACGTGAACCTGCCCATTGTTTACACCGTTGACTGTATTCGTGACGGCAAGAGCTTTACCACCCGCCGTGTGGTCGCTATTCAGAAAGGCAGGCCCATTTTCAACCTGTCCGCTTCTTTCCACATACAGGAAGAAGGTTTTGAACATCAGGATGATATGCCTGCCTGCCAGGAGCCTGAGAGCCTGATTTCCGACCAGGCCCTGAGAAACAAGATGAAGGATTTCCTGCCGCCCTCAGTACAGGAGGTGTTACAGGCAGAATCCCCCATAGATATTCGTCACGAAGAACCCTCCAACCCGTATGTTCCGGAAAAATGCCCGCCACTGACAAAAGTCTGGTTTAAAGCCGCTGGAGCCCTTCCAGATGTTTCGGGAGTTCATAAATACCTGCTGGCCTTTGCCTCGGACATGCAATTTTTGCCCACTGCGCTATTTCCCCATGGAGTACGCTTCCTGCAGCCTAATCTGCAGGTGGCCAGTCTTGACCATGCCATGTGGTTCCACCGCCCCTTTCGCATGGACGAATGGTTGCTCTACTCCATCGACAGCCCCACAGCCAGCGGTGCCAGAGGGCTGGTAAGGGGGCAGATATTCGATCAGCGGGGTCGCCTGGTGGCTTCGACCATGCAGGAAGGGCTTATTCGCCAAAGGTAG
- the mpl gene encoding UDP-N-acetylmuramate:L-alanyl-gamma-D-glutamyl-meso-diaminopimelate ligase, with translation MHIHILGICGTFMGSLALLAKEMGLTVSGADQNVYPPMSTQLEARGIDLIQGYDPEVLDQLSPDLVVIGNAMTRGNPVVEQVLDKGIPYTSGPQFFAEQVLRDKWVMAVAGTHGKTTTSSMLAWVLEYAGMSPGFLIGGVPENFGISARSGDTPFFVVEADEYDTAFFDKRSKFVHYHPRTLIMNNLEYDHADIFPDLSSIQKQFHHLVRTVPASGRIIMPGGDTALEDVIGMGCWSEMEKVSLSDNSCEWSANILEEDGSHFEVLRNGLIVGQVRWEHQGRHNVSNALATIAAARHVGVLPAQCCEALSLFCGVKRRMELVGEADGVYIYDDFAHHPTAIASTLEGLRAKVGPQTIKAIIEPRSNTMKMGHHKDVLAQSTAAASEVLWFAPEGIDWLEDAITQNSPVSAKVMKSTTEIIDYLLASAQPDEHWIVMSNGGFEKIHSRLLEALKKRR, from the coding sequence ATGCACATACATATTCTTGGAATCTGCGGCACTTTTATGGGCAGTCTGGCTCTGCTGGCAAAGGAGATGGGGCTAACCGTCAGTGGTGCAGACCAGAATGTCTATCCCCCCATGAGTACACAGCTGGAAGCCAGGGGCATTGACCTTATTCAGGGTTATGACCCGGAGGTTCTTGATCAACTCAGCCCTGATCTGGTCGTCATCGGTAATGCCATGACCAGGGGCAACCCTGTTGTTGAACAGGTTCTGGACAAAGGTATTCCCTATACCTCTGGCCCTCAGTTTTTTGCTGAGCAGGTATTGCGTGATAAATGGGTTATGGCGGTGGCTGGTACCCACGGAAAAACGACAACCAGCAGTATGCTGGCCTGGGTGCTTGAATACGCGGGGATGTCTCCGGGGTTTCTGATAGGCGGTGTTCCGGAAAATTTTGGTATTTCTGCCCGGTCAGGTGATACACCGTTTTTTGTGGTTGAGGCTGATGAATACGATACGGCGTTTTTTGATAAACGCTCCAAGTTTGTTCACTACCATCCCCGAACGTTGATCATGAACAATCTGGAATACGACCACGCGGATATCTTTCCGGATTTGTCGTCTATTCAGAAACAGTTTCATCACCTGGTTCGAACAGTTCCCGCTTCGGGCCGGATAATTATGCCGGGTGGGGATACTGCCCTTGAGGATGTCATTGGCATGGGTTGCTGGTCGGAAATGGAGAAGGTCAGTTTAAGCGACAATAGTTGTGAGTGGTCTGCCAATATTCTGGAAGAGGACGGCAGTCATTTTGAAGTGCTCAGAAATGGCCTGATTGTTGGTCAGGTTCGCTGGGAACATCAGGGGCGACATAATGTCAGCAATGCCCTGGCAACGATTGCCGCAGCCCGGCATGTTGGTGTTTTACCTGCCCAGTGTTGTGAGGCGCTGTCGCTTTTCTGTGGCGTTAAGCGTCGTATGGAACTGGTGGGAGAAGCGGATGGCGTGTATATATACGACGATTTTGCTCACCACCCAACCGCCATAGCCAGCACCCTTGAAGGTCTGCGGGCAAAGGTTGGGCCGCAAACCATCAAGGCGATTATTGAGCCTCGCTCTAACACCATGAAAATGGGGCATCATAAAGATGTACTGGCTCAGTCAACCGCCGCAGCTTCGGAAGTGCTATGGTTTGCGCCTGAAGGGATTGACTGGCTGGAAGATGCCATTACACAAAACAGCCCCGTCAGCGCAAAGGTGATGAAATCAACCACTGAAATTATTGATTATCTGCTGGCATCGGCACAGCCCGATGAACACTGGATCGTTATGAGCAATGGTGGCTTTGAAAAAATTCATAGCCGTTTGCTTGAAGCGTTAAAAAAACGTAGATAA
- a CDS encoding 6-phosphofructokinase, which translates to MSAKHAFYAQSGGVTAVINASACAVIETARRYKDKIGKVYAGHNGILGALREELIDTSLESEETIAALLRTPGGAFGSCRYKLKPIEESEEEYRRLIEVFKAHDIGYFFYNGGNDSMDTALKVSRLSEKMGYPLTCIGVPKTIDNDLTVTDNCPGFGSAAKYLAVSTKEASHDIASMCDTSTKVFIMEVMGRHAGWLAAAAGLAAQEENDPPHIIVFPEIPLNKERFLRKVKETTEKEGYCVIVASEGARYEDGSFVSASTTVVDSFGHHQLGGVAPALCTTIKQALGYKYHYAVADYLQRSARHIASRVDVEQAYAVGKAAVELAVTGRNAVMSAIIRESNAPYRWSVGEAALEKVANFERKMPTDFIAEDGFGITKSCREYLEPLIEGEEYPTYLNGLPRFARLEKVMARKKLNTPFNT; encoded by the coding sequence ATGTCAGCCAAACACGCATTCTATGCCCAGTCAGGTGGTGTAACCGCCGTTATTAATGCCAGCGCCTGCGCCGTTATCGAAACGGCTCGTCGCTATAAAGACAAAATCGGAAAAGTCTATGCCGGACATAACGGCATTCTTGGCGCACTTCGGGAAGAGTTGATCGATACCAGCCTTGAGTCCGAAGAAACCATTGCCGCACTGCTGCGAACGCCGGGCGGAGCTTTTGGCTCCTGTCGCTACAAGCTGAAACCCATTGAAGAGAGTGAAGAAGAATACCGTCGCCTGATCGAAGTGTTCAAAGCCCATGATATCGGTTATTTTTTCTACAATGGCGGCAACGACTCCATGGATACGGCTCTGAAGGTTTCCCGCCTGAGTGAGAAGATGGGTTATCCACTGACGTGTATTGGCGTCCCCAAAACCATCGACAATGACCTGACAGTCACGGACAACTGTCCGGGCTTTGGCTCTGCCGCAAAGTACCTTGCCGTCTCCACCAAAGAGGCCAGCCACGACATTGCCTCCATGTGCGATACATCCACCAAGGTATTTATCATGGAAGTCATGGGGCGGCATGCAGGCTGGCTGGCAGCCGCCGCCGGACTGGCTGCCCAGGAGGAAAACGACCCTCCGCATATCATTGTCTTTCCGGAAATCCCCCTGAATAAAGAGCGTTTTCTGCGCAAGGTGAAGGAAACCACAGAAAAAGAAGGCTACTGCGTTATTGTTGCTTCGGAAGGTGCCAGATACGAAGATGGCAGCTTTGTGTCCGCATCAACCACCGTCGTTGACTCATTTGGTCACCATCAGCTCGGCGGTGTGGCTCCGGCGTTATGTACCACCATCAAGCAGGCGCTGGGTTACAAATACCATTACGCCGTAGCGGATTACCTGCAACGCTCTGCCAGGCATATTGCCTCTCGGGTTGACGTTGAACAGGCTTACGCCGTTGGTAAAGCAGCCGTTGAGCTGGCAGTGACAGGAAGAAACGCCGTAATGTCTGCCATCATTCGCGAATCCAATGCCCCCTATCGCTGGTCCGTGGGAGAAGCAGCGCTGGAAAAGGTTGCCAATTTCGAACGCAAAATGCCCACTGACTTTATTGCTGAAGACGGTTTTGGAATAACCAAAAGTTGTCGTGAATATCTTGAACCCCTGATCGAAGGGGAAGAATATCCCACTTATCTCAATGGCCTGCCACGCTTTGCCCGATTAGAGAAAGTCATGGCGAGGAAAAAGCTCAACACACCATTCAACACTTAG
- a CDS encoding DUF3024 domain-containing protein, with amino-acid sequence MSQYMWMPDTKRASRPKVSASTKAALKEQADQWVESYLKPKHIKPPPEDHDFNYLVDIFTKWHGSFFYFCGTYHCPSPRAISPSFEVKIARMAYTN; translated from the coding sequence ATGAGTCAATACATGTGGATGCCTGACACCAAAAGAGCATCACGTCCCAAGGTTTCAGCATCAACAAAAGCGGCTCTTAAAGAGCAGGCTGACCAATGGGTTGAAAGCTATCTTAAGCCGAAACATATTAAGCCTCCCCCCGAGGATCACGACTTTAATTATCTGGTGGATATTTTCACCAAGTGGCACGGCAGTTTTTTCTATTTCTGTGGTACTTATCACTGCCCAAGTCCCAGGGCTATCAGCCCGTCTTTTGAGGTAAAGATTGCCCGTATGGCGTATACCAATTAA
- a CDS encoding c-type cytochrome, translating into MGTADFNPNLACQKQVYLAKQLRDYREGRRSNHIPMVNIAKMLTEEEVDSISQYYSKINCPKKQ; encoded by the coding sequence ATTGGAACTGCCGACTTTAACCCGAACCTTGCCTGCCAGAAGCAGGTTTACCTTGCCAAACAACTGCGGGACTATCGGGAAGGTCGACGAAGTAACCATATCCCCATGGTGAACATCGCTAAAATGCTGACGGAAGAAGAGGTGGACAGTATCAGTCAGTACTATTCGAAGATTAATTGCCCGAAAAAACAATAG